A single window of Penaeus vannamei isolate JL-2024 chromosome 24, ASM4276789v1, whole genome shotgun sequence DNA harbors:
- the LOC113802826 gene encoding basic helix-loop-helix transcription factor amos, with amino-acid sequence MDGAGLVYQQMVHAFTDAYANALCAARPPTPDSDYGSLSPASSPPPSPTRVCLSTATKPPGASDAWAPFTMAQQGQQASAPAISPSTYAAYPDYAQLYATSGLMYSKHSGGSPPHKGASSSAPQSAPHHQQHKVDLHRSSSAFQASPSPLSAMKAPPSPLVSIENKREQQRLGVPAAAATPSSKTTRTSRSSSGVRCGARKQRTGREVTDGVRKKRRLAANARERRRMDNLNQAFDRLRSVLPQLCDDQKLSKYDTLQMAQTYITTLAELI; translated from the coding sequence ATGGACGGCGCTGGTCTAGTTTACCAGCAGATGGTGCACGCTTTTACCGACGCCTACGCTAACGCCCTgtgcgccgcccgcccgcccacgcccgacaGCGACTACGGATCGCTCAGCCCCGCGTCGTCGCCGCCTCCAAGTCCTACCAGAGTCTGCCTGTCGACAGCGACTAAGCCCCCGGGAGCCTCCGACGCCTGGGCGCCCTTCACGATGGCCCAGCAGGGACAGCAGGCGTCCGCCCCCgccatctccccttccacctacGCTGCATACCCAGATTACGCCCAGCTCTATGCCACGTCGGGACTTATGTACAGCAAACACAGCGGCGGCAGTCCTCCTCACAAGGGCGCCTCGTCCTCCGCGCCCCAAAGCGCGCCTCATCACCAGCAGCACAAGGTCGACCTCCACAGATCCTCCTCGGCGTTCCAGGCGAGTCCGAGCCCCCTGTCAGCCATGAAGGCCCCGCCGTCGCCGCTCGTGTCCATCGAGAACAAGCGGGAGCAGCAGCGCCTGGGAgtgcccgccgccgccgcgacgCCCTCCTCCAAGACGACCAGGACCTCCCGCTCCAGCAGCGGCGTGCGGTGCGGCGCCAGGAAGCAGCGGACGGGCCGCGAGGTGACGGACGGCGTGCGGAAGAAGCGCCGACTCGCCGCCAACGCCCGCGAGCGCCGCCGGATGGACAACCTCAACCAGGCCTTCGACCGCCTTCGGTCCGTCCTCCCGCAGCTGTGCGACGATCAGAAGCTCTCGAAGTACGACACCCTGCAGATGGCGCAGACCTACATCACGACGCTGGCCGAGCTCATCTAG